In a single window of the Acyrthosiphon pisum isolate AL4f chromosome X, pea_aphid_22Mar2018_4r6ur, whole genome shotgun sequence genome:
- the LOC100164074 gene encoding zinc finger protein 271-like has protein sequence MNKRQYPCDVCDKPFKNITKLTEHRRSHTGEKPYPCDVCDKSFTKNINLTVHRRTHTGERPYPCDVCDKSFTQNIHLTVHRRTHTGERPYPCDVCHNAFADSSSLIVHRRRHTGEKPYPCDVCDKSFADSSSLNVHRRRHTGEKSYPCDVCDKSFADSSSLNVHRRRHTGEKPYLCDVCDKSFAESSTLTTHRRTHTGEKPYLCDVCDKSFTNSSSLNVHQRTHTGEKPYPCDVCDKSFTENINLTVHRRTHTGERPYPCDVCDKSFTQNIHLTVHRRTHTGEKPYLCDVCDKSFTNSSSLNVHQRTHTGERPYPCDVCDKSFTHSSSLNDHRRTHTGEKPYLCDVCDKSFAKSWTLTVHRRVHTGEKLYMCDVCGKSFVNCSSLTVHRRTHMGKDI, from the coding sequence ATGAACAAGAGACAATATCCATGTGACGTATGCGATAaaccgtttaaaaatattaccaaattAACTGAACACCGGAGGTCCCACACAGGCGAGAAACCGTACCCGTGCGATGTGTGCGACAAGTCGTTCACCAAAAATATCAATCTAACTGTACACCGGAGGACGCACACAGGTGAGAGACCGTACCCGTGCGATGTGTGCGACAAGTCGTTCACCCAAAATATCCATCTAACCGTACACCGGAGGACGCACACAGGTGAGAGACCGTACCCGTGCGATGTGTGCCACAATGCATTCGCTGATAGTAGCTCGTTGATTGTACACCGGAGGAGGCACACAGGCGAGAAACCGTATCCGTGCGATGTGTGTGACAAGTCATTCGCTGATAGTAGCTCGTTGAACGTACACCGGAGGAGGCACACAGGCGAGAAATCGTATCCGTGCGATGTGTGTGACAAGTCATTCGCTGATAGTAGCTCGTTGAACGTACACCGGAGGAGGCACACAGGCGAGAAACCGTACCTATGCGATGTGTGTGACAAGTCATTCGCTGAATCTAGCACTTTGACTACACACCGGAGGACGCACACGGGTGAAAAACCATACCTATGCGATGTGTGTGACAAGTCATTCACTAATAGTAGCTCATTGAACGTACACCAGAGAACTCACACAGGTGAGAAACCGTACCCGTGCGATGTGTGCGACAAGTCGTTCACCGAAAATATCAATCTAACTGTACACCGGAGGACGCACACAGGTGAGAGACCGTACCCGTGCGATGTGTGCGACAAGTCGTTCACCCAAAATATCCATCTAACTGTACACCGGAGGACGCACACGGGCGAAAAACCATACCTATGCGATGTGTGTGACAAGTCATTCACTAATAGTAGCTCATTGAACGTACACCAGAGAACTCACACAGGTGAGAGACCGTACCCATGCGATGTGTGCGACAAGTCATTCACTCATAGTAGCTCATTGAACGATCACCGGAGAACGCACACGGGCGAAAAACCATACCTATGCGATGTGTGTGACAAGTCATTCGCTAAGAGTTGGACTTTGACTGTACATCGGAGGGTGCACACAGGTGAGAAACTCTATATGTGCGACGTGTGCGGCAAGTCGTTCGTTAATTGTAGCTCGTTGACTGTACACCGGAGGACCCACATGGGCAAGGATATTTAA